CGAGGCGAAGAAGAACCCGGGCAAGCTGGCCTTTTCCTCGCCGGGCAACGGCAGCGTGAACCACCTGGCGGGCGAATGGTTCGCGGCGGAGGCCGGTGCCAAGCTGCTGCACGTGCCCTACAAGGGCGGCGCGCCGGCCGTGGCCGCGGTGGCCGCGGGCGAAGTGCCCCTGGGCGTGGTGGCCGTGCCGGCGGTGGTGCCCCATGTGCAATCGGGCCGCGTGAAGGTGCTGGGCCTCACGACCGCGCGCCGCACGCCTTTCAACAACGCCTGGGAACCCGCCAACGAAGCTGGCGTGAAGAACGTCGATGCCTCGAACTGGGTGGGCCTGTTCGCGCCCAAGGGCGTGCCGGCGGACATCCTGGCCAAGCTGCACGCCGAAGTGGCCAAGACCTTGCAGGACCCCGATATGAAGAAGCGCTTCGCGGACGCGGGCGCCGAGGTCGGTGGCATGCCATCGGCGGCCTTTGCCGAGCGCATCCGCACCGACGCCGCGCGTTACCGCGACGTGGTGAAGAAAGGCAACATCCGGATCGAATGAACCTAGGCCGCCGCGCCGAACGTGGACATCAGCCAGCGCTTGAACAGTTGCACCTTGCGCAGGCCCGAACGTTCGGGACGGCTGAGCACGTGGTAGCCCGCCGACGACGCGTAGCGGAACTCGAACGGGGCGATCAGGCGGCCGCTGGCCAGGTCCTGGCGCACCAGCACCGAGCGGCCGATGCCCACACCCAGGCCTTCGACGATGGCGTTCATGGCAAACGAAAGGGTCTCGCAGTTGATCTCGCGCTCGAAGGCCTCGATCGGCGAGCCCGCGTGCCGCAGCCACACGGTCCAGTCGTCGGTGATGATGGGCGAGACCGTGCGCACGATGGGAAAGTGGCGCAGATCGTCGATGGAGCGCAGCGGCGGGCCAGACTTCAGCAGTTCGGGTGTGCAGACGGGAAAGATGTCTTCGTCGGCGATGCGCTCGGCATCAAAGTCGCGCCAGTCGTCCGCGCCATGCCAGATCGCCACGTCGAACTCGCGTTGTTCCAAGCGGTCTGTGGGTGCCAGCGCGGTGAGGCGCAGTTCGATCTCGGGGTGCAGGCGCTGGAAGTCCCGCAGCGCTGGCGTGAGGCAGCGCGACGAGAAAGCCACCAGGCTGGCGATGGTGAGCCGATTGTCGCGCGCGGTCGACACGCTTTCCGTGGCACTCGCGATCTGGGCCAGCGCGGGGCGAATGCATTCCAGGTACGTGCGCCCCTCGTCCGTCAGGCGCGTGGTGTTCTGTTTGCGCGTGAAGAGCTGGATCTCCAGCAGGCTCTCCAGTTCCTTGATGCGGTGGCTCACTGCGGTCTGCGTCAGGCTCAGCTCGACGGCCGCGCGGGTGAAGCTCTGGTGCCGCGCGGTGGCTTCGAAGGCGAGCAGCGCGGCGAGTGGGGGCAGTGTCCTGGGCATGAGAGGTAATTTAACTTGAACAGCTTGCAAGGAAAGAGAGAAATGAGCATCGAGTCCACATTGATCCGGCAGATCGCCCCCCGAGGCGTGCTGCGCGCGTCCATCAACGTCGGCAACCCCGTGCTGGCCAGCCGCGCGAACGACGGCACGGTGCGTGGCGTGTCGGTCGACCTCGCGCGTGCGTTCGCGGGGCGCCTGGGGCTGGCGCTGGAGCCGGTGGTGTTCGAGAGCGCGGGCCAGTCGGTCGAGGCGGTGGCGCGCGGCCAGGCCGACATCGGCTTCTTTGCGCTCGATCCCGCGCGCGCCGACCAGCTGCGATTTGCCACGCCCTACGTGCTGATCCAGGGTGCGTACCTGGTGCGCGATGGCTCTCCCCTGCAGACGATGGACGAGGTCGATCGCGCCGGACACCGGGTGGTGGTGGGCAAGGGCAGCGCCTACGACCTGTACCTCACGCGCAGCCTTCGGCAGGCGACGATCGAGCGTGCCGCCACGTCGCCCACGGTGGTGGACGAGTTCATGCGCGGTGGGGCGCAAGTGGCGGCTGGCGTGCGCCAGCAGCTGGAATCCGATCTGTCGCGTTTTGAGGGGCTGCGCTTGTTGCCGGGCAATTTCATGACCATCCAGCAGGCCGTGGGCATTCCGGCGGACCGCAGCGATCTGGCCTTGGCCGAAGTGCGCCAGTTCGTGGAGGACATGAAGGCCGACGGCTTCGTGGCCCGTGCGCTCAAGCGGCACGAGATCGAGGGCGCGGCTGTCGCGCCGCTGGCATGAACATGGAAAAGACCGACATGGCTTCACCTCAGATGTTTGTCGCGCCAGCGGGCATGGCGGCGCCGCGTGGTCACTACAGCCATGCCACGCGTGGGGCGGGCATGGTGTTCGTGTCGGGGCAGTTGCCAGTGTCCTCCGATGGCCAAGTGCTGCATGACGCACCCTTCGAGTTCCAGGCCAGGCAGGTGCTGAGCAATGTGCGCGCCGCGCTTGAAGGCGCGGGCAGTGGCGTGGCCCAACTGCTGCAGGTGCGCGTGTACATCACCGACATCGGATTGTGGCCCGCCTTCGATGCGATCTACGCGCAGTGGGCCGGTGAGGCGAGGCCGGCGCGAGCGGTGGTGCCGGTGCCTGTGTTGCACTACGGTTGTGGTCTGGAGGTTGAAGCTGTGGCGTTGGGCTGAAGCGCTCGGAGGTTTCTTCAGGGCCGCTGGTGCGTGTGCCCGTTCTCCGGCGCACCTCTCGGTCGGATACCCGGGCACGCCACCACCCTCGCGTCAACACCGCATGCAGGACGCATCCGTGCAGGCAACCGCGAATGGCGCCTGCGCCCGGACACCCACACCATCGACCCCAGTAGCACCTGAGCACACCACTGGGGGGAAGGGGAGGAACCGGAGAAAGGACCTATGCATGCCACCTTGCCACTCTCGACGGATGGTGGGGTTCGCGGGCGCAGGCGCCATTCGCGGTTGCCTGCACGGATGCGTCCTGCATGCGGTGTTGAAGAAGGAGAGGAGGCGTGCACGGGCATCCGACCGAGAGGTGCGCCGGAGAACGCGGACCACGCCAGCCGTCAGTGCGAGGCGCGGGCATGAAACCCTAGCGCACCAACCCTTAGCGCGATGTGCAAGCTTGAAACAAAAACACATCAACCCTCAGCGCGATGTGCAGGCTCGATACAGAGGCAAGCCAAGCCTCAAAGGATGTGCTTCCACTTGGCCCGCACGGCCTCCTGCAGCTCCTTGCTCGCCTCCGCAACCGCCGGAAACTCCTTGATGAAGTCGTAGGGGCGGCAGGCGTCGATGACCGCCTTGGAGGTGAACGGTGCCTTGGAGGTGTAGGCAATGGACATGGGATCGTTCTTCGAACCCATGCCGCGCTGGATGATGTCGATGTCCAGGCTCGGGTCGGTGCGCGTGGCAATGGCCCACATCACCTCCTGCAGGTTCGAGGGATCGATATCTTCGTCCACCACCACCGAGTAGCGCGACATGTAGGCGCCCACGCCGCACTGGCTCAGGATGTGCCCGGCCTGGCGCGCATGGCCGGCATAACGCTGCTGGATCGAAACGACATTGAACATGCGCGCGCCACCGATCTCGTGCGCCCACACCGCCTGCACGTCGGGCACGCCGGCCGCGATCAGCGCGTCCATCAGCAAGGCCGAGCGCATCACCGCCTTGGAGTAGGAATAGTCGTTGGGCGGCTTGGCCGGCGGGCTGCCCATGATGATCGGGTTGTTTCGGTAGTAGACCCGCTCGATCGTCACCACCGGCGCGGTCGCCGGCTTGCCCGGGTAGTAGCCGTGGAACTCGCCGAACGGGCCTTCGATGCGCTCGTCGTTCGGGTGCGCCCAACCCTCCAGCACGATCTCCGCGCCGCTGGGCACGGGCAGACCCGTGAGCTGGCCCTTCACCACCGAAACCGGCTGCTTCAGGATGGCGCCGATGTAGTTGTACTCACACATGCCGAACGGTACTTCGATGCCCGAGATCAGGTAGCCCAGCGGGTCGCAGCCCACCACGATCGCGACGGGGAAAGGCTTGCCCGCCTTCATGTACTTGTCGTACTGGATCGCGCCGTGCTTGCCGGGCACCATGTCCAGGCCGACGTGGTTCCGGTCGTGCACCATCACGCGGTACGTGCCGACGTTGACCCATTCCGAGTCCAGGTCCTTGGTGACCACCATGCAGCCGGTGCCGATGTAGCGCCCGCCGTCGAGCTCGTGCCACAGGGGCGAGGGGAAGGCGAACACGTCCACATCGTCGCCGCTCTGCACGTTCTCGAAAATGGGGCCCTGGTCCACGACGACCGGTGGGTATTGATCGGCTTGGCCTTGCCACTGCTTGGGCTTGCCACGCAGCGATTGTGTGAGACCGCCGTTCGTGCTCTCGATGGGCAGGCGCAGGATGGAGGACAGGCGCGAGGGGCTGCTGGTGCTGCACGTCATGACCCGGTGACCCTGGGGGTAGCCGGGGATGTCGTCGAACAGCAGCGCGTTGGGCAAGTCCTTCTTGACGTTGAGTTCGCTGATCGCGCCCAGCTCCAGGTTCCAGTCGGCGCCCGACACCTCGGTCAGCTCGCCCATGTGTTTCACTTCATCGATCCACGCCCGCAAATCCAGCGGGTTTCCAACAGTCTTGTTGCTCATTCTCGGTACTCTCTGAAACTCAGGCTTCGATCTTGAAATCCATTTCCTTGATCAGGCGGCTCCAGCGCGCCATCTCGTCGCGCATGAACTTGTCCTGGTCGTTCAGGATCAGCAGTTCGGCACCGGCCTTCTCCACGTCGGCGACGAAGCTGGCGTCGGCCAGCACCTTCTTGCCCAGGTTGCGCAGCGCATCCAGCGCGGGCCGGGGCGTGCCGGCCGGTGCGAAGAGCGCGTTGAACACCAGCACCTGCATTTCGTCGAACCCGGCTTCCACGGCGGTCGCAATGTCGGGCGCGGCCTTCAGGCGCTTGGGGCTGTTGATCGCGAGAATGCGGATGCGCCCGGCGCGGTGGTGTGCCAGCACGGCCGAGGACATGATGGGCGTGCCCATTTGCAGGTGACCCGCGATCACGTCGGCCATGGCCGGACCGCCACCCCGGTAGGCGACGTGCGTGATGTTGAGCTTGCCGCCGACGTACTTGAACAGCTCGCCCGTGAGGTTGGTGATGGTGCCCGCGCCGGCCGAACCGTAGGACAGCTTGCCCGGCTGGGCGCGCGCCAGCGCCACCAGTTCCTTCAGCGAGTTCACCGGCAGCGAGGGATGGACCACGACGCAGGTCGGATTGGCGCTCACCATGCTCACCATCGTGAAGTCCTTCAGGCCGTCGTACTGCGGCTTGGCCGATGCCAAGGGGTTGACGATCTGCGTCGTGGAGGTGCCCAGCAGCAGCGTGTAGCCATCGGGTTTGGCGCGCGCCACTTCGATCGCGCCGATGGCGCCGCCGGCGCCGGCCTTGTTGTCGATCACCAGCGTGTAGCCCGACAGCGGCTGGGCGGCCTTGGCCCAGTAGCGCGCCATGATGTCGCCGTCACCGCCGGGCGCGAATGGCACCACGACACGGATCGGGCGGTCGGGGTAGCCGCTTTGCGCGTGGGCGGAAAACGGGAGGCCGGCGGCGCCCAGGCTGGCCGTGGCCAGCATGAAATCGCGGCGCGAAAAGTGATTCGTCATCGTTGTCTCCTTGAGGGGTTGATCGGTGAAAGAGGAAGGTGTTAGGTGGCTCAGGACCCCATGCCGCTCCAGCGGCGCACGAGTGGCGTGTCGATGTCGAAGAGGTCCAGGCAACGGCCCACCGTGTGGTTGACCATCTCGTCGATCGAGGTCGGGCGCGCGTACAGCGCGGGCACGGGCGGCATGATCACGGCGCCGTTCTCGCTCGCCTGCAGCATGGTCTTGAGGTGGCCGTTGTGCAGCGGCGTCTCGCGCAGCAGCAACACCAGCTTGCGGCGTTCCTTGAGCACCACGTCGGCCGCGCGGGTGAGCAGCGAAGTCGTGTTGCCGTACGCGATCTCGGAGAGGGAGCGGATGGAGCACGGCGCCACCACCATGCCCAGCGTCTTGAAGGAGCCGGAGGAGATGGACGCGCCGATGTTCTTCGCGTGGTGGACCTCGTCGGCCAGCGCCTCGACGTCCCTGGGCTTGAGGTCGGTCTCCGTGCTCAGCGTGAGCTTGGCGGAGTCGCTCATGACCAGGTGGGTCTCGATGTCGGTCTCGCGCAGCACCTGCAGCAGGCGGATGCCGTAAAGAGCGCCCGAGGCGCCGCTGATGCCGACGATCAGGCGGCGGCGTGGAGTGGAAGAGGTGTTCACCGTATTTTTGTCCTGTGTGCAGGCGGCCGTGCCTTGCAGCAAAAGTCGCCGGATTTTGGTGGCGGGGTGGGTGCGCGTCTAACGAACAATTTCGCTGGCGGTCACGAAAAATCCTCATGGGGGTGTGCCCCATGAAAAACGGCCGCGAAAGCGGCCGTTGCAGGGATTTTCGCGCAGCGCCGCGCGGTGTCGAAAGTTCCTCCTCAGTCGACCTTGACGTTGGCGGACTTCACCAGGTTCACCCAGAATTTGCTGTCGTCCACCAGCCAGCTGGCGAACTGCTCGGGCGAGTCGGACAGGGATACCTCGGTACCTTCGCGCGCCAGCGCGGATTTCACGCTGGGCTCCAGCATGGCTTTGCGCGTGGCCTCGTAGAGCACCTTCACCACCGGCGCGGGGGTGCCGACGGGCACGAACATGCCGTACCAGAATTCGAGGTTGTACTCGGGCAGGCCGGCTTCGCGCATGCCCGGCAGATCGGGCACCAGGGGCGAGCGCTCGCGTGTGCTGACCGCGATCGCGCGCAGCTTGCCCGCCGACGATTGCGGCAGCACCGAGGGCGAGGTGCCGAAAGTGAGCTGCGTCTCGTTGGCCATCACCGAGGTGATGGCGAACGAGCCGCCCCGGTAGGGCACGTGCGTCATCTCGGTCTTGGTCAGCAGGTTGAAAAGGGCCGCGCCCAGGTGCGGCGCGGACCCGTTGCCCGAGGTCGAGTAGTTCAGCTTGCCCGGGTTCTTCTTCGCTTCGGCGATCAGGTCGGGCACAGAGCGGATGGGGCTGCCGGGGTTCACCGCGAGCACCAGCGGCGAGGTCGTCATCCTGGTCACGGGAATGAAGTCGCTCGGTTTGTAGCTCAGCTTGGCGTTGAGCGCGGGGTTCACCGAGATCGCGCTGGGGCTGGCGATCATCAGCGTGTAGCCGTCGGCCGGTGCCTTGGCCACGATGTCGGCCGCGATGCTCGAGCCGTTGCCCGGCTTGTTGTCGATCACCACGGTCTGCCCCAGCGCCTTGCTCAAGGCCTCGCTCATCGAGCGCGCCACGTAGTCGGCCGCACCGCCCGGCGCGAAGCCGATCACGATGCGGATGGGCTTGCTGGGGAAGGGCGCGGATTGCGCCCCAGCCAGCGGCGCCAGCGTGCCCAGGGCCAGGGCGAGTATCAGGTGCTTGCTTGTCTTCTTCATGCGGTGTCTCCTCTTTCGGGTGGTGATGTCAAACGTCGTCCGCCGGCATGCGCAGTACGATCTTTCCGATGTGCGCACCGGCTTCCATGCGCGCTTTGGCTTCCTTCAGTTGAGTGAAGTCCATGACGCGGTCGATGCGCGGTTGGATGCGGCGTGCAGCGATCAAGGGCAGGACTTCCGCCACGAAACGCGGCACGGAGGCGGCGCGCTGTGTCTTGCTACGCAGCTTGTTGGACACGCCGAACAACGTGAGGCGCTTGGCGTGCAGGGCTTCGAGATCGACCTCTGCCCTGACCACGCCGTCGACATAGCCCACCGTGGCCAGGCGGCCTTCGAACGCGGCGCAGCGCATGTTCTCGGCGAACACGCTGCCGCCCACGGTATTGATCACCAGGTTCGCGCCGCGCTGGTTCGTGGCTTCGAGCACGGCCGGCGCGAAGTCCGCGCCCCGTGTGTGCAGGCCCAGGTCCAGGCCCAGCGGCTTGAGTTCGGCCAGTTTCTCGGCCGAACCGGAGGTGCCGATGACGTTCGCGCCCAGCGCCTTGGCCAGCTGCAGCGAG
The sequence above is a segment of the Hydrogenophaga sp. BPS33 genome. Coding sequences within it:
- a CDS encoding UbiX family flavin prenyltransferase, translating into MNTSSTPRRRLIVGISGASGALYGIRLLQVLRETDIETHLVMSDSAKLTLSTETDLKPRDVEALADEVHHAKNIGASISSGSFKTLGMVVAPCSIRSLSEIAYGNTTSLLTRAADVVLKERRKLVLLLRETPLHNGHLKTMLQASENGAVIMPPVPALYARPTSIDEMVNHTVGRCLDLFDIDTPLVRRWSGMGS
- a CDS encoding Bug family tripartite tricarboxylate transporter substrate binding protein, translating into MKKTSKHLILALALGTLAPLAGAQSAPFPSKPIRIVIGFAPGGAADYVARSMSEALSKALGQTVVIDNKPGNGSSIAADIVAKAPADGYTLMIASPSAISVNPALNAKLSYKPSDFIPVTRMTTSPLVLAVNPGSPIRSVPDLIAEAKKNPGKLNYSTSGNGSAPHLGAALFNLLTKTEMTHVPYRGGSFAITSVMANETQLTFGTSPSVLPQSSAGKLRAIAVSTRERSPLVPDLPGMREAGLPEYNLEFWYGMFVPVGTPAPVVKVLYEATRKAMLEPSVKSALAREGTEVSLSDSPEQFASWLVDDSKFWVNLVKSANVKVD
- a CDS encoding LysR substrate-binding domain-containing protein, whose protein sequence is MPRTLPPLAALLAFEATARHQSFTRAAVELSLTQTAVSHRIKELESLLEIQLFTRKQNTTRLTDEGRTYLECIRPALAQIASATESVSTARDNRLTIASLVAFSSRCLTPALRDFQRLHPEIELRLTALAPTDRLEQREFDVAIWHGADDWRDFDAERIADEDIFPVCTPELLKSGPPLRSIDDLRHFPIVRTVSPIITDDWTVWLRHAGSPIEAFEREINCETLSFAMNAIVEGLGVGIGRSVLVRQDLASGRLIAPFEFRYASSAGYHVLSRPERSGLRKVQLFKRWLMSTFGAAA
- a CDS encoding Bug family tripartite tricarboxylate transporter substrate binding protein; the protein is MTLNNASRRHLLLAAALAIPTLGTGTAQAQDYPTRPIRVVVPFAPGGVVDVTARLLTQKMTERLGWNFVVENKPGGNGFIAVTQVAKAAPDGYTLLTAHTGEFAVNPALFPNTPYDLDRDFAPITMISDTPMLLVANAKEPYNTVRELVAEAKKNPGKLAFSSPGNGSVNHLAGEWFAAEAGAKLLHVPYKGGAPAVAAVAAGEVPLGVVAVPAVVPHVQSGRVKVLGLTTARRTPFNNAWEPANEAGVKNVDASNWVGLFAPKGVPADILAKLHAEVAKTLQDPDMKKRFADAGAEVGGMPSAAFAERIRTDAARYRDVVKKGNIRIE
- a CDS encoding UbiD family decarboxylase, with protein sequence MSNKTVGNPLDLRAWIDEVKHMGELTEVSGADWNLELGAISELNVKKDLPNALLFDDIPGYPQGHRVMTCSTSSPSRLSSILRLPIESTNGGLTQSLRGKPKQWQGQADQYPPVVVDQGPIFENVQSGDDVDVFAFPSPLWHELDGGRYIGTGCMVVTKDLDSEWVNVGTYRVMVHDRNHVGLDMVPGKHGAIQYDKYMKAGKPFPVAIVVGCDPLGYLISGIEVPFGMCEYNYIGAILKQPVSVVKGQLTGLPVPSGAEIVLEGWAHPNDERIEGPFGEFHGYYPGKPATAPVVTIERVYYRNNPIIMGSPPAKPPNDYSYSKAVMRSALLMDALIAAGVPDVQAVWAHEIGGARMFNVVSIQQRYAGHARQAGHILSQCGVGAYMSRYSVVVDEDIDPSNLQEVMWAIATRTDPSLDIDIIQRGMGSKNDPMSIAYTSKAPFTSKAVIDACRPYDFIKEFPAVAEASKELQEAVRAKWKHIL
- a CDS encoding RidA family protein; amino-acid sequence: MASPQMFVAPAGMAAPRGHYSHATRGAGMVFVSGQLPVSSDGQVLHDAPFEFQARQVLSNVRAALEGAGSGVAQLLQVRVYITDIGLWPAFDAIYAQWAGEARPARAVVPVPVLHYGCGLEVEAVALG
- a CDS encoding transporter substrate-binding domain-containing protein — translated: MSIESTLIRQIAPRGVLRASINVGNPVLASRANDGTVRGVSVDLARAFAGRLGLALEPVVFESAGQSVEAVARGQADIGFFALDPARADQLRFATPYVLIQGAYLVRDGSPLQTMDEVDRAGHRVVVGKGSAYDLYLTRSLRQATIERAATSPTVVDEFMRGGAQVAAGVRQQLESDLSRFEGLRLLPGNFMTIQQAVGIPADRSDLALAEVRQFVEDMKADGFVARALKRHEIEGAAVAPLA
- a CDS encoding zinc-binding dehydrogenase; this translates as MQSYWMQMTDTGSVLELRDSPVPVPGPRQLLVRMRAASLNRGEFLAGGLHGQLSSWKAIGGEGAGEVLALGPDVSGFQLGDRVMGRCAGAFSEFALIDTAEAMHVPPGVSWEEAASMPLTMLVAHDMLVLQGRLQAGEWLLINGVSSGVGVASLQLAKALGANVIGTSGSAEKLAELKPLGLDLGLHTRGADFAPAVLEATNQRGANLVINTVGGSVFAENMRCAAFEGRLATVGYVDGVVRAEVDLEALHAKRLTLFGVSNKLRSKTQRAASVPRFVAEVLPLIAARRIQPRIDRVMDFTQLKEAKARMEAGAHIGKIVLRMPADDV
- a CDS encoding Bug family tripartite tricarboxylate transporter substrate binding protein yields the protein MTNHFSRRDFMLATASLGAAGLPFSAHAQSGYPDRPIRVVVPFAPGGDGDIMARYWAKAAQPLSGYTLVIDNKAGAGGAIGAIEVARAKPDGYTLLLGTSTTQIVNPLASAKPQYDGLKDFTMVSMVSANPTCVVVHPSLPVNSLKELVALARAQPGKLSYGSAGAGTITNLTGELFKYVGGKLNITHVAYRGGGPAMADVIAGHLQMGTPIMSSAVLAHHRAGRIRILAINSPKRLKAAPDIATAVEAGFDEMQVLVFNALFAPAGTPRPALDALRNLGKKVLADASFVADVEKAGAELLILNDQDKFMRDEMARWSRLIKEMDFKIEA